A genome region from Brassica oleracea var. oleracea cultivar TO1000 chromosome C2, BOL, whole genome shotgun sequence includes the following:
- the LOC106324299 gene encoding uncharacterized protein LOC106324299, producing the protein MGTWVETEEGIEQVAVEYFKNLFDTSNPMDQGESIRCIIEIVTTEMNEALLAPTTEVEIKDAVFSINPEKAPGPDGVTSLFYQRFWNLVGHDVTKMVKDFFETREMDERINQTNIRLIPKTDRPTTMAEFRPISLCNVSYKIISKILSSRLKKILPQLISETQSAFVARRLITDNILLAQEMFHALRTMFHALRTNQSCNSKFMAIKTDMSKAYDRVEWSFLKALMDKMGFDSRWTNLIMSCVTSVSYRVLINGDVKGCIIPSRGLRQGDPLSPFLFILCTEVLISQTQEAESAKKISGLKIARACPEVSHLLFADDSLFFCKAEQSQCQELMRIIDVYGKASGQQLNKAKSSVMSLGINREGGMGMYLGMPEKICGSKRQVFAYVQDRLNSKVNSWEAKLLSKGGKEVQIKSVAQAEEGCLGFRDSRDFNLALLAKQVWRLLVFQDSLLARVLKGRYYRNSNPPSLGWTSLWTARSVLSEGLLRTIGTGADTKVWDDCWIPVEPARPAIPKGEEVDRDLCVHHLIVHESKCWNEPLLRDLLAEEEVQRILAIQPSRMGRRDGYTWKHTRSGSYTVRSGYEVANNKRNSQQKQFVEEPSVKKLKKEVWKIKTSRKIKHFVWQVLSGFVTTASRLCDRHCATDRTCQRCGAEEETINHLLFECPPALQCWALSDIPTSPGVFSCKALFTNIDHLLWRAAEQGTPKENLEKFPWILWYIWKARNNKLFNESMNWKVAQIVPSVEEEAITEEMNVSELDMIQRPRSRFRCQVDASWTHEDRRTGLGFVLLDDDQKCLLGLQNDCITPSPLHAEAKGLLWAMKRCMSGEADLSKLEEWPAMVNEVEDILIQASMFDNFSISYIPRGMNHRADCLAKAARSRVDPFVSVSVETPAWLAHVAGLME; encoded by the exons ATGGGAACTTGGGTGGAAACAGAAGAGGGGATAGAACAGGTCGCGGTCGAATATTTCAAAAACCTGTTTGACACATCGAACCCTATGGATCAGGGAGAAAGCATCCGGTGTATTATCGAGATAGTAACTACTGAGATGAATGAGGCACTTCTAGCACCTACTACTGAGGTAGAAATTAAAGATGCAGTCTTCTCGATAAATCCGGAAAAAGCACCAGGACCTGATGGGGTGACGAGCCTGTTTTACCAGCGGTTTTGGAACCTAGTTGGGCACGATGTTACGAAGATGGTCAAGGACTTCTTTGAAACCAGAGAGATGGACGAGAGAATAAACCAGACAAACATCCGTCTGATCCCGAAGACTGATAGACCGACCACTATGGCTGAGTTTCGTCCGATTAGCTTATGTAATGTAAGCTACAAGATCATCTCGAAGATCCTGTCAAGCCGTCTTAAGAAGATACTTCCACAGTTGATTTCTGAGACGCAATCGGCCTTTGTGGCTCGAAGGTTGATAACTGATAACATCCTACTGGCGCAGGAGATGTTCCATGCTCTTAGGACGATGTTCCATGCTCTTAGGACGAATCAAAGCTGTAACTCTAAATTTATGGCGATAAAGACAGACATGAGCAAAGCATATGACAGAGTAGAGTGGAGCTTTCTCAAAGCTTTGATGGATAAGATGGGCTTCGACTCGAGGTGGACTAACTTAATCATGAGCTGTGTCACTTCGGTCTCCTATAGAGTGTTGATAAATGGAGATGTGAAAGGTTGTATTATTCCTTCCCGGGGACTCCGGCAGGGCGACCCTCTGTCGCCATTTTTATTTATTCTTTGCACTGAGGTCTTGATATCACAAACCCAAGAAGCAGAAAGTGCAAAGAAGATCTCTGGACTAAAGATTGCTAGGGCATGTCCGGAAGTTTCTCATCTATTGTTTGCAGATGACAGCCTCTTCTTTTGTAAAGCGGAGCAAAGTCAATGTCAAGAGTTGATGAGAATTATCGATGTCTATGGGAAAGCCTCAGGACAGCAACTGAATAAAGCGAAATCTTCAGTTAT GTCCCTTGGTATCAATAGAGAAGGTGGTATGGGTATGTATCTCGGTATGCCTGAGAAGATTTGTGGATCGAAGAGGCAAGTCTTCGCTTATGTTCAGGACAGACTCAACTCGAAAGTGAACTCGTGGGAAGCAAAACTCCTTTCTAAAGGGGGAAAAGAAGTGCAAATAAAATCAGTGGCCCAAGCG GAGGAGGGATGCCTAGGATTTCGAGATTCTAGAGATTTTAATCTTGCTTTGCTTGCTAAACAAGTTTGGAGGTTGCTGGTCTTCCAGGACTCGCTGCTCGCAAGAGTGTTGAAAGGACGCTATTACAGGAACTCAAACCCTCCATCCCTCGGCTGGACCAGTCTGTGGACTGCCCGCTCTGTTCTTAGTGAAGGCCTTTTGCGTACTATCGGAACAGGTGCGGATACAAAAGTTTGGGACGACTGCTGGATCCCGGTGGAGCCAGCTAGACCAGCGATCCCAAAAGGGGAAGAGGTCGATAGGGATTTGTGTGTTCACCATCTAATAGTTCATGAGAGTAAATGCTGGAACGAACCCCTACTTCGAGATTTACTTGCAGAGGAGGAGGTTCAGCGAATCCTTGCTATTCAACCAAGTAGAATGGGAAGAAGAGATGGATACACCTGGAAACATACAAGATCAGGCTCTTATACAGTGCGGTCAGGATATGAAGTGGCCAATAACAAAAGGAACTCGCAGCAGAAACAGTTTGTAGAGGAGCCCAGCGTTAAGAAACTTAAGAAGGAGGTCTGGAAGATCAAAACTTCAAGGAAAATTAAACACTTTGTATGGCAAGTTCTATCGGGGTTCGTTACTACTGCAAGTAGACTTTGCGACCGTCATTGCGCGACTGATCGAACTTGTCAACGATGTGGTGCAGAGGAAGAGACCATTAATCATCTACTATTCGAGTGTCCGCCTGCCCTGCAGTGCTGGGCACTATCAGACATTCCAACTTCTCCGGGCGTATTCTCGTGTAAAGCTCTTTTCACAAATATCGATCACCTGCTATGGCGGGCAGCGGAACAAGGAACGCCTAAGGAGAACCTTGAGAAATTCCCTTGGATACTTTGGTACATATGGAAGGCAAGGAACAACAAACTGTTCAATG AGTCTATGAACTGGAAAGTGGCTCAGATAGTTCCATCGGTGGAGGAGGAGGCCATAACTGAAGAGATGAACGTATCGGAGCTTGATATGATACAGCGGCCGAGAAGTCGTTTCCGATGCCAAGTAGATGCATCATGGACACACGAGGACAGAAGGACGGGCTTGGGATTTGTACTACTAGATGATGATCAGAAATGCCTTTTGGGACTTCAGAACGACTGCATCACACCGTCCCCGCTACACGCTGAGGCTAAGGGACTATTATGGGCGATGAAACGGTGTATGAGCGGGGAAGCAGATCTATCC AAGTTAGAGGAATGGCCAGCCATGGTGAATGAAGTAGAAGACATTTTGATACAAGCGAGTATGTTTGATAATTTTTCTATCTCTTATATACCGCGTGGTATGAACCATAGAGCCGACTGTCTTGCAAAAGCAGCTCGGTCTCGTGTTGATCCATTTGTTTCTGTTTCCGTTGAGACTCCGGCTTGGCTAGCTCATGTCGCTGGCCTTATGGAGTGA